In one Thermoanaerobaculum aquaticum genomic region, the following are encoded:
- the nuoH gene encoding NADH-quinone oxidoreductase subunit NuoH, which translates to MNELFWTYVGWPLVKILVILLALVLLAAYLSWFERKLLAYMQIRLGPNRVGPKGWLQPIADALKLFVKEDLTPGFAERFVFLLGPVLIIVPALVVFSVIPFGPSPNLFVTDVNVGVLFILAVSSIGVYGIILGGWASNNKFSLMGGLRSAAQMISYEVPMGFSVVTVLILAKSLSLVRIVEAQKQAGVWFFFPGFVAFFIYFICGVAETNRNPFDLPEAESELVAGYHTEYSGMKFAFYFLAEYANMVVVSSLATVMFFGGWLRPFPNVAALAFLDVIPPLAWFLLKVAFFLFLYIWFRGTFPRYRFDQLMGLGWKVLLPVSLVNLLVVAYFVSLPGGQV; encoded by the coding sequence ATGAACGAGCTCTTCTGGACATACGTGGGTTGGCCGCTGGTGAAGATCCTGGTGATCCTTTTGGCGCTGGTGTTGCTGGCGGCGTACCTTTCCTGGTTTGAGCGCAAGCTCCTGGCTTACATGCAAATTCGCTTGGGACCCAACCGCGTGGGGCCCAAAGGGTGGCTGCAGCCTATTGCCGATGCCCTCAAGCTCTTCGTAAAGGAGGACCTCACCCCGGGTTTTGCCGAGAGGTTCGTGTTCCTTTTGGGCCCGGTGCTCATCATCGTGCCGGCTTTGGTGGTTTTTTCGGTCATCCCCTTTGGTCCTTCGCCTAACTTGTTCGTCACCGACGTGAACGTCGGCGTGCTGTTCATCCTTGCTGTGAGCTCCATTGGTGTGTACGGCATCATCCTCGGCGGTTGGGCGTCCAACAACAAGTTTTCGCTCATGGGCGGCTTGCGCTCGGCAGCGCAAATGATCTCCTACGAAGTACCCATGGGCTTTTCGGTGGTCACGGTGCTGATCTTGGCCAAATCGCTTTCCCTGGTGCGCATCGTCGAGGCACAAAAGCAAGCCGGGGTTTGGTTTTTCTTCCCGGGCTTTGTGGCGTTTTTCATTTACTTCATTTGCGGTGTGGCGGAAACCAACCGCAACCCCTTTGATCTTCCCGAAGCTGAATCCGAGCTGGTGGCCGGCTACCACACAGAATATTCGGGAATGAAATTCGCGTTTTATTTCCTTGCGGAATACGCAAATATGGTGGTGGTTTCCTCGCTGGCGACGGTGATGTTTTTTGGTGGTTGGCTGCGGCCTTTCCCCAACGTGGCGGCTTTAGCTTTTCTCGACGTGATTCCACCTCTGGCGTGGTTCTTGCTCAAAGTTGCCTTTTTCCTGTTCCTCTACATCTGGTTCCGGGGGACCTTTCCCCGCTACCGCTTTGACCAGCTTATGGGTTTAGGGTGGAAGGTGCTTTTGCCCGTAAGCTTGGTCAACCTTTTGGTGGTTGCCTATTTTGTTTCGCTTCCGGGAGGTCAGGTATGA